AAGCAACCCACCAATAAGCGGTCCACATATCGCTCCAGCTACCGTACCAGATTGCAAAACACCAAGCGCGTAGCCCACTTTCTCTTTTGGTGTATTCGTAGACAGAAGCCCAATCGAAGCTGGGATAAAACCTGAGATCACACCGTTTAGCAATCTTAAAATCAATAAAGAGATCGGACCTGTAGCAAAACCTGTTAATCCTATAATTAAAGCCATTCCAAATCCAGAACGCAAAATCATCATTTTTCTACCGTGTCTGTCTGCCATCCTCCCCCAAAAAGGTGAAAATAAAAAGGCGGTCAAAAAATTGGCTCCAAATATTACACCAGCCCACAAACTTAACGTCTCTGGGTTCGTCACACCTAATTCAATTAAGTACAAAGGGAGAAAAGGAATAATCATTGTCATCGCACTCATCACAATGAATTGACAGACTACTAGAATACGTAAATTTCGTTTCCATCCGTCCAAACGTATCACGTTCCCTTCTGTCCCCTTAATTATATATTTCGCTTTACGAATTATTCAACCTGACAGAGAACCAGCTTCACCTAATAAAAGGATGTATACCGTATAGCTATCTCAACTTCCCGCTTTTTTTCTCCGTATTTCAATCTCTTTTTATAAACAAATAAAAAACCAGGTATGTATACCTGGTTAGATTCCCATTTTGTAATCATATTCTTTTGCTTTATCTGGTTTTGTATTTTGAAACTCTGTTTTAATAAAAGGTCTCATTGACGGCTGGACATCACGAACAAAATGGAAAGAACGTAGCTTTTTTGTGACTTCTTCTACTTTATCTTGGTCACAATAGAAAATGACATATTTCATTTTCTTTGATACATACTGCACATTTCCAAAACGTCTCAGTTGCCTAGCAAACTTTAAGGAAGTCAGCCACACAGCGATTCCTTGACGATTCCCGTTCATCATATCTCGTTACCCCTTTTTTTTCATCTCTAATTAGTCTAGCATGCTCCTACTTCTAGAGCAACTTCCTTACGATACAATGTCTCTATGATTGCTAAAGAGTCCATCAAACTATTCGCTTCTCCGCAACAACTATTATACAATACTTATACAAAAAGTAAACGGAGTGATTCATTTATGAATGAAGATGTTATCGTAGTCGGTGGAGGCTTTGGTGGACTAACTACGGCCGCCCTTCTCACAAAAGCCGGTTACCACGTTACCGTTTTAGAAGCCTCTAAGGAATGGGGAGGTTGCGCTGGGAAGTTTCAACATAATGGATTCACCTTCCCTGTAGGAGCAACACTTGGGATGGGATTTGAAAAAGAAGGAATACATGCAAGAATTTTAAATCACCTTGGTCTATCTATTCACACAACCCTTTTAGAGCATGTCATGACCATAAATAAACCGCATCAGTCAGCCATTCACATCTACCGCGATCGTCAAATGTATTTACAAGAATTAAAACGTGCTTTTCCAATCCATGCAAGTTCCATAGAATCCTTTTATACAGAAGTTTGGGGTA
Above is a genomic segment from Bacillus sp. FJAT-45037 containing:
- a CDS encoding YlbG family protein, with amino-acid sequence MMNGNRQGIAVWLTSLKFARQLRRFGNVQYVSKKMKYVIFYCDQDKVEEVTKKLRSFHFVRDVQPSMRPFIKTEFQNTKPDKAKEYDYKMGI